A region from the Bactrocera dorsalis isolate Fly_Bdor chromosome 1, ASM2337382v1, whole genome shotgun sequence genome encodes:
- the LOC125775816 gene encoding uncharacterized protein LOC125775816, with protein MAILNEPSSDNEEDQAVLNATDVDVVYIPPPHVECMTDEDLDDDRINLNDNNDDFLNEIAGHVELQYSLEGENIQDVVNELSETENPSTSNAHGNVMITGGFKRKSDFAVPVWRKPRNFEYNRTPINIEAFKMEEIFSEIGSKFPYDIFSLYFDKLIIAEITHFTNEYANQHNAVINVTPVEIRMFIGIFYISGYHTV; from the exons atGGCCATTTTAAATGAGCCATCTTCAGATAACGAGGAGGATCAAGCTGTATTAAATGCAACAGATGTCGATGTCGTATACATTCCGCCACCTCATGTGGAGTGTATGACAGATGAAGATCTGGACGATGACCGGATTAATCTGAATGACAACAATgatgattttttaaatgaaatcgcTGGTCATGTTGAACTACAATACTCATTGGAAGGAGAAAACATTCAGGATGTAGTTAATGAACTCAGTGAAACTGAAAATCCATCAACATCTAATGCACATGGAAATGTTATGATAACTGGCGGATTTAAAAGGAAATCTGATTTTGCTGTCCCCGTATGGCGAAAACCCAGAAATTTTGAATACAACCGAACGCCAATTAACATCGAAGCTttcaaaatggaagaaattttttctgaaattg GCTCTAAATTTCCGTATGATATTTTCTCGttgtattttgataaattaataattGCAGAGATAACGCATTTCACAAACGAATATGCGAATCAACACAATGCTGTCATTAACGTCACACCAGTGGAAATACGTATGTTCATTggtattttttacatttcggGGTATCACACtgtataa